Sequence from the Desulfonispora thiosulfatigenes DSM 11270 genome:
TACTAGTATATAATTAGCGCACGAGAGAAGTAACCCTCTCTCTACATAAAATCCTACCACATAAAACCTAATTATAATAGAAGTAAATATTTCTTATTTATCCAAAACCTCATCTTAATTTAGATGGGGTTTTGAACGTTCCTATATTCAAATAACGTCACAAAGCCTTAAAAATTAACCTAGTCGTCTTTAATTAAATAGAGTTAGGTCCAATGTCTAAACAATAATTTAAGTCTTTATATAGGCAATTTGACTTTCAACAGTTTATTTATCTAAAATTATCTATAAAGGCATAGAAAAAAGGGTATATCATGAAATTATGATATACCCTTTTTCTATCCGTAATACAAGTATATTTAATTTAAATTATTTAGCATTTTTTTCTAAAGAGTTTTTAATAGCACCAACAATTCTATCAATATCTTCTTTAGTTGCAACTAATGCTGGAGCTAAAGTTACAGTATTATTTAAGCCTGGTAAACTCTTATTAGTTCTACCACATAATACACCTTGAGCTGCTATGTCAGCCATAACTTGAGCCATTTGAGCTTCAGATACAGCTTGCTTAGTTTTCTTATCTACTACTAATTCAACACCTGCAAATAAACCTTCACCACGAACGTCACCAACTAAGTCCATTGAACGTAATTCGTTTAATTGACCTAACATGTATTCACCCATTTTAACAGTGTTGTCTAATAAGTTTTCTTCTTCCATAATTGCAATGTTTTCTAAACCAGCTGCAGTAGAACCAGCACAACCACCATAAGTACTGATATCACGGAAGAATGCTAATGGATCGCTAGCATCTTCTTTAAATACATTAAAGATATGATCTTTAGCCATCATACAAGATAATGGTTGGTAAGCACTAGCCATACCTTTAGCAGTAGTCATAATGTCAGGATCTACATCAAAGTGTAAATGTCCAAACCATTTACCAGTTCTACCGAAACCACAAACAACTTCATCCATGATCATTTCTACATCATATTTTTTACAGATTTTTTGTACCATTGGATAGTATTCTGGAACTGGCTTAATAATACCACCACCAGCAGTGATAGGCTCAACGATAATAGCAGCAACTTGTTCAGCTCCGCCTTCTCTTTTGATTGCCCATTCTACTGCTTGAGCACATTCGATTTCACAGCTTCCGTATTCTTTACCAAATGGACATCTGTAACAACAAGCATGTTCAAATGAAGAGAAACCAGGTACGAATGGACCATAATCAGCTTTTCTTTCATGTTGTCCTGTTGCACTTAATGCACCTATAGTTGTACCATGGTAGTCACGGTCACGATATAAGATTTTATATTTTTCGTTATTTCCTTTTAAACGGTTCATTTGTCTTACTGCTTTAAATGCCTTTTCATTTGCTTCAGATCCACTGTTAGCAAAGAAAGTTTTATCTAATCTAGGAAGAAGTTCCTTTAATTTTCCGGCTAATTTGATAGTAGGAATATTACCAGCACTACCTGCATAGTAAGGCATTTCTATTAATTGGTCATAAACAGCTTTAGCCATTCTTTCTCTACCATAGCCAATGTTTACACACCAAACTGCACCAGAAACTGCATCTAAATATTGTTTTCCACTGATGTCTTCGATCATTAGACCTTTACCACCAGTAACGATTAATGGGTTATTTGTTTCAAGAGCCTTATGTTGAAAAAGGTGATGCCATAAACTATCCTTGTCCATTGCAATTAATTGTTCTGTTGTTAATTCAGCCATTATAAATATCCCCCTTAAAAATTAATATTTTAGAATATTCACCAAATTAAATGGTAAATTAAAGGGGAGATTTTTAATTTTCTCCCCTTTTTTAACTTTATAAAAGAATTATTTTAAGAAAGTTTCAGCTGGAACGTATTCAACACCTTGAGCGTCAGCAACCGCTTTGTATGTTACATGTCCTTCGCAAGTGTTTAAACCTGATACTAATTCAGGACGATCGATGCAAGCTTGTTTCCATCCTTTGTTAGCGATTAAAGTAGCATAAGCTGCAGTATTGTTTTCTAATGTAATAGTAGAAGTTCTTGCAAATGCACCAGGCATGTTTGCAACAGAATAATGAAGAACATCATGGATTACTCTAACTGGATTGTCATGAGTAGTTGCGCCTGTAATAGTTTCAACAGACCCACCTTGGTCAATAGCGATGTCAACAATTACTGCACCTGGCTTCATTGTTTTAACCATTTCTTCTGTAACTAATTTAGGAGCTTTAGCACCTGGGATTAATACAGAACTGATTACTACGTCAGCATCTTTAACTTCATTAGCAATGTTAAATGGGTTAGATTTAAGAGTTTTAACTCTACCATCAAATAAGTCATCTAAATAACGTAAACGTTCTCCATTTAATTCAATGATTGAAACGTCAGCTTTTAATCCATTAGCCATTTTAGCAGCGTTAGTACCAGCAACACCACCACCAACTACAACAACTTTAGCTGGTCTTACTCCTGGAACACCACCCATTAATGTACCAACACCACCATGGTGTTTCATTAAGAATTGAGCACCAATTTGAACAGACATTCTACCTGCTACTTCACTCATAGGAGCTAGTAAAGGTAATGTTCTTCCGATTTGTACTGTTTCATAAGCGATACCAACGATTTTCTTTTCAAGTAAAGCTTTAGTTAATTCAACTTCTGGAGCTAAGTGTAAGTATGTAAATAAAATCTGTCCTTCTTTAAATAATGGATACTCAGATGGAAGTGGCTCTTTAACTTTCCAAATCATATCAGCTTCAGCGTATACTGATGCGATATCAGGAAGGATTTTAGCTCCTACTGCTTCATATTCTGCATCAGTGAAACCAGTTCCAAGACCAGCACCTGCTTGTACTACTACAGTATGTCCAGCTCTTACAAGAGCATCCGCACCTGCAGGAGTTCCACCTACACGGTTTTCATTGTTTTTAATCTCCATAGGAATACCTACGATCATCCAAAACACCTCCAAATTATTTTTGTTATTATCTTAAAAAAGTAATAACCTAAGATTTATTATATGTGATTATCTTTGCAGAATAATCAACTCATATAAACAATTTTACTCTATCACTTGCTTGCAATGCAAGCATTACCAGCTCGCAACCTTTACTAATGTACGCAAATTAATAAAATATATACATCTTTATATAACAATTTGTCTATTTTATAAAACTATTTGCTTATCATTAGAATAAGGGTTACTAATGTATGAATTCACTAAAAATTCATCATATATATATCATAAAACTCATATATCTAAATTGCATCATCACTATTGTATAATTTTTACCCTAAATAAGTTTATATTAATGTGCATTTAGCACAACAACCCTTGTCCATTAGAGTATTTCTCCCATTATTACAGCTAGATATAGAGTAATTGCCTCTTTAAAGTCTTTAATATTAATTCCACTTACTTTATATATTTTATTTAACCTATGGTTAAGAGTATTTCTATGAATAAACAATTCCTTAGCAGCCTCAACTTGACTAAACCTGCACTCACACCAAGCTTTAATTGTTTTGGAAAGATCTATCCAGTCTGTTTGTTCTTTTAAGGTTGAAAGTGCAATTTGCAGAAAATCCTCACAAGCATCCTTTTGAGTATTTAAAATTAAACTTTCTAGATGAAATTCATTTATTTGAAAAATTCGAGAACTTTTTTTTGCCCTTTTCCCAATTTCTATTGCTCGCCAGGATTCTTTATAAGATTTACTTAGTCCTGAAACATTTCTTGCTAAAGAACCAATACCTATATATACATCAATTCCACCTTCTTGCAAATTCCTACTAAAGTTCCTGCAAGTATCTTCGATTATTTCTAGTGTACCTTTTTCATCACAACTGCATTTTAGCGCTTTTAGTATAATGTATCTATTTACACCTATGGGTGCAACTATATCATCTATACCTGAAAAAATTTTCTTAATTTTAGATATAATCTCAATTTTAACGCCTTGTTTGTATTGTTCGTTGTCCTCATGCATAAATCCTTCTATATCTTTAACTTTTGATAATTTATTTTCCTTGCACACCTCAATGGCAATTGCAATATGAGGAGGTGTGATATCAAAACCCAATTTATATCCTTTAGCTATGATTACAAATTCTTCTGTTTTACTTTCATTGAAAATTGAGATTTCTTTAATAAAACTTTTGACTGCTTCTTCTTGAAGCAAAGTCGAATTATAAAAAACTTCTTCCCACAACAAACTCTCAGCTTGGTTTTTAGCTAGAATTCCAAACCTTTGTACTTCCTGAGGATCACCTGTAATACCAATGGTGCCAACTATTTTTCCAGCTAATTTCACGGTTAAAATTATACCCTTTATTTCATTTGATTCCTTAATATATTTGATAGGTTCATTTTTCCGACATTTTATAGATTTAAGTGCTGATTCACTAAATGTGCCAATGATACTATGGTCGCTGGCACCAACTAAAATAGCCTTTTCATCTGTAATAAAAATTTGGTATCCTATAGCTTGACTAATTGACGATACGATTTTGGGCGCCAACCTTTTTAGCATTTATACAACCTCCTCATT
This genomic interval carries:
- a CDS encoding aspartate aminotransferase family protein, which gives rise to MAELTTEQLIAMDKDSLWHHLFQHKALETNNPLIVTGGKGLMIEDISGKQYLDAVSGAVWCVNIGYGRERMAKAVYDQLIEMPYYAGSAGNIPTIKLAGKLKELLPRLDKTFFANSGSEANEKAFKAVRQMNRLKGNNEKYKILYRDRDYHGTTIGALSATGQHERKADYGPFVPGFSSFEHACCYRCPFGKEYGSCEIECAQAVEWAIKREGGAEQVAAIIVEPITAGGGIIKPVPEYYPMVQKICKKYDVEMIMDEVVCGFGRTGKWFGHLHFDVDPDIMTTAKGMASAYQPLSCMMAKDHIFNVFKEDASDPLAFFRDISTYGGCAGSTAAGLENIAIMEEENLLDNTVKMGEYMLGQLNELRSMDLVGDVRGEGLFAGVELVVDKKTKQAVSEAQMAQVMADIAAQGVLCGRTNKSLPGLNNTVTLAPALVATKEDIDRIVGAIKNSLEKNAK
- the ald gene encoding alanine dehydrogenase; translation: MIVGIPMEIKNNENRVGGTPAGADALVRAGHTVVVQAGAGLGTGFTDAEYEAVGAKILPDIASVYAEADMIWKVKEPLPSEYPLFKEGQILFTYLHLAPEVELTKALLEKKIVGIAYETVQIGRTLPLLAPMSEVAGRMSVQIGAQFLMKHHGGVGTLMGGVPGVRPAKVVVVGGGVAGTNAAKMANGLKADVSIIELNGERLRYLDDLFDGRVKTLKSNPFNIANEVKDADVVISSVLIPGAKAPKLVTEEMVKTMKPGAVIVDIAIDQGGSVETITGATTHDNPVRVIHDVLHYSVANMPGAFARTSTITLENNTAAYATLIANKGWKQACIDRPELVSGLNTCEGHVTYKAVADAQGVEYVPAETFLK
- a CDS encoding sugar diacid recognition domain-containing protein, which translates into the protein MLKRLAPKIVSSISQAIGYQIFITDEKAILVGASDHSIIGTFSESALKSIKCRKNEPIKYIKESNEIKGIILTVKLAGKIVGTIGITGDPQEVQRFGILAKNQAESLLWEEVFYNSTLLQEEAVKSFIKEISIFNESKTEEFVIIAKGYKLGFDITPPHIAIAIEVCKENKLSKVKDIEGFMHEDNEQYKQGVKIEIISKIKKIFSGIDDIVAPIGVNRYIILKALKCSCDEKGTLEIIEDTCRNFSRNLQEGGIDVYIGIGSLARNVSGLSKSYKESWRAIEIGKRAKKSSRIFQINEFHLESLILNTQKDACEDFLQIALSTLKEQTDWIDLSKTIKAWCECRFSQVEAAKELFIHRNTLNHRLNKIYKVSGINIKDFKEAITLYLAVIMGEIL